The following coding sequences lie in one Mycobacterium sp. DL440 genomic window:
- a CDS encoding FAD-dependent oxidoreductase: MLDPLIGQIWPEVLTPVRWHEKSWHTDEYVGGGFTVLPIVGTRDGPLPLPSAPVGNFHWAGTETVSDHAGYAQR, encoded by the coding sequence GTGCTGGACCCGTTGATCGGCCAGATCTGGCCGGAGGTTCTCACGCCTGTCAGATGGCATGAGAAGTCATGGCACACCGATGAATACGTTGGTGGAGGCTTTACCGTCCTGCCCATTGTGGGAACCAGGGACGGCCCCCTGCCACTACCGTCCGCCCCTGTCGGCAACTTCCACTGGGCAGGTACCGAAACGGTGAGCGATCACGCGGGCTACGCGCAGAGGTAG
- a CDS encoding TetR/AcrR family transcriptional regulator translates to MGAESRRRLSPADRRNELLALGAEVFGQRPYDEVRIDEIAERAGVSRALMYHYFPDKRAFFAAVVRAEGERLFEATSTAPEPGQSLFGLLRAGVLAYLRYDEEHPHGAWAAYMGLGRTDPVLRGVDDIDNDRQADRIMGRISDALSEPLDAKIERDLRATVYGWLALTFEMCRQRLKDPSIDAGFVADSCAHALLDTIGRVPGLPAELVCAASPEYR, encoded by the coding sequence GTGGGTGCCGAGTCGAGACGCCGGCTGTCCCCCGCCGACAGACGCAATGAGCTGCTGGCGCTGGGCGCCGAGGTGTTCGGCCAGCGGCCGTACGACGAGGTCCGCATCGATGAGATCGCCGAGCGGGCCGGGGTGTCGCGAGCCCTGATGTACCACTACTTCCCCGACAAGCGGGCCTTCTTCGCCGCCGTGGTACGGGCCGAGGGCGAGCGGTTGTTCGAGGCCACGAGTACTGCTCCCGAGCCTGGTCAGAGTCTGTTCGGCCTGCTGCGCGCCGGGGTGCTGGCCTATCTGCGCTACGACGAGGAGCATCCGCACGGCGCCTGGGCGGCATATATGGGGCTGGGCCGCACCGATCCGGTACTGCGCGGCGTCGACGACATCGACAACGATCGCCAGGCCGACCGGATCATGGGCCGGATCAGCGACGCGCTATCCGAGCCGCTGGACGCCAAGATCGAGCGTGATCTCCGAGCCACCGTCTACGGATGGCTGGCCCTGACCTTCGAGATGTGCCGGCAACGGCTCAAGGACCCGTCGATCGACGCGGGTTTCGTCGCCGACAGTTGCGCGCATGCCCTGCTCGACACCATCGGCCGGGTCCCGGGACTCCCGGCTGAACTGGTCTGCGCGGCATCCCCGGAGTATCGCTGA
- a CDS encoding cytochrome P450 produces MTVVGARTSPEGAKYPKLPHPPRRVPLLGDVFGLQPDSSMQNAMGMAGLGPICEFRFLGARYVVATGADAVSDLNDETRFCKHVGPDIEVLRIVAGDGLFTAYNDEPNWLKAHQLLMPAFSQAAMRRYHAVMFDVADELTGHWDAQADRGETVDVSADTTRVTLETIGRCTAGYSFGCFQSDTVHPFVAHMVSALLGADRLGVLRETFLPAFVFRRYERRLRRDAHYLHGLADDIVSARRGQRSGTHDDLLQIMLESDLDPANIRYQLINFLIAGHETTSGALSFALYFLSKHPEVLARARDEVDEVWGDEPRPEFEKIAKLRYVRRVLDESLRLQPTVPAYYRAARQDTVLAGIHPMRKGDWALALTSTLHRDPRWGCDPELFDPERFTPEQMRTRPGGLYKPFGTGERSCIGRQFALHEAVLMLAVLIRRYDLIADPDYTLQVQERLTMMPSGFRLGLRRR; encoded by the coding sequence ATGACCGTCGTGGGTGCGCGGACTTCACCCGAAGGTGCCAAATATCCGAAACTGCCCCACCCGCCGCGGCGGGTGCCGTTGCTCGGCGACGTCTTCGGTCTGCAACCCGACTCGTCGATGCAGAACGCGATGGGAATGGCCGGGCTGGGGCCGATCTGCGAATTCCGCTTCCTGGGTGCCCGCTACGTGGTGGCCACCGGCGCGGACGCGGTCAGCGATCTCAACGACGAGACCCGGTTCTGCAAGCACGTGGGCCCTGACATCGAGGTCCTGCGGATCGTGGCCGGCGATGGGCTGTTTACCGCCTACAACGACGAGCCGAACTGGCTCAAGGCACATCAGCTGCTGATGCCGGCATTCAGCCAGGCTGCGATGCGTCGCTACCACGCGGTGATGTTCGACGTCGCCGATGAGCTGACCGGCCATTGGGATGCGCAGGCCGATCGGGGTGAAACCGTCGATGTCTCGGCCGACACCACCAGAGTCACTCTGGAGACCATCGGGCGGTGCACGGCCGGGTACTCGTTCGGGTGCTTCCAGAGCGACACTGTGCACCCGTTCGTCGCCCACATGGTGTCGGCGCTACTGGGTGCCGACCGCCTCGGGGTACTGCGCGAAACCTTCCTGCCCGCTTTCGTCTTCCGGCGCTACGAGCGCCGGCTCCGCCGCGACGCGCACTATCTGCACGGGCTGGCCGACGACATCGTCTCGGCGCGGCGGGGGCAGCGATCGGGCACCCATGACGACCTGCTGCAGATCATGCTGGAGTCCGATCTAGACCCCGCCAATATCCGCTATCAGCTGATCAACTTTCTGATCGCCGGGCATGAAACCACGTCCGGTGCATTGTCATTCGCGCTGTACTTCCTGTCGAAACACCCGGAGGTGCTTGCCCGCGCCCGCGACGAGGTGGACGAGGTGTGGGGTGACGAGCCGCGGCCCGAGTTCGAGAAGATCGCCAAACTGCGGTATGTCCGGCGGGTTCTCGACGAGTCGCTGCGGTTGCAGCCAACGGTGCCGGCCTACTACCGCGCTGCTCGCCAGGACACCGTGCTCGCCGGAATCCACCCGATGCGCAAGGGGGACTGGGCGCTGGCGCTGACCTCAACCCTGCATCGTGACCCGCGGTGGGGGTGCGACCCGGAGTTGTTCGACCCCGAACGGTTCACGCCGGAGCAGATGCGGACGCGCCCCGGTGGCCTGTACAAGCCGTTCGGTACGGGCGAAAGATCTTGCATCGGAAGACAGTTCGCACTCCACGAAGCCGTGTTGATGTTGGCGGTGCTGATCCGCCGCTACGATCTGATCGCCGATCCGGACTACACGCTGCAGGTGCAGGAGCGCCTGACCATGATGCCGTCCGGCTTCCGGCTCGGCTTGCGGCGACGATAG
- a CDS encoding SDR family NAD(P)-dependent oxidoreductase, producing MTAPIATPFGFESTASDVIAGVDLTGRSAIVTGAASGIGTETARALATAGAAVTLAVRDAAAGDRVAAQLRASTGNDEIRVGALDLTDLDSVRSFARAWSGPLHILVNNAGVMAVQELTLSSGGHELQFATNHLGHFALTTGLHRALASAGGARVVSVSSSGHLRSPVVFDDIDYAFRDYDPFGAYGQSKTANVLFAVEAARRWADDGITANALMPGGILTALQRHLDPAYGAQAAQRFAEAGSRLKTVEQGAATSVLLAASPLLEGISGRYFDDCNEAKVVGCRDEFGISGVAPYALDPSNAERLWELSLGLVE from the coding sequence ATGACTGCCCCCATCGCCACACCCTTCGGCTTCGAATCGACCGCCTCGGATGTGATCGCCGGAGTCGACTTGACCGGACGCTCAGCCATCGTCACCGGCGCGGCCTCGGGCATCGGCACCGAAACGGCCCGCGCGCTCGCAACCGCTGGAGCCGCCGTGACGTTGGCCGTCCGTGACGCCGCTGCAGGCGATCGCGTCGCCGCCCAACTACGCGCGTCCACCGGGAACGACGAAATCCGAGTCGGCGCCCTCGACCTGACCGATCTCGACAGCGTGAGGTCGTTCGCACGTGCGTGGTCCGGCCCGCTTCACATTCTGGTCAACAACGCGGGGGTGATGGCAGTACAGGAGCTCACGTTGTCGTCCGGCGGTCACGAACTGCAGTTCGCGACCAATCATCTCGGCCATTTCGCGCTCACCACCGGCCTGCACCGGGCCCTTGCCTCGGCCGGGGGCGCCCGCGTGGTATCCGTCAGCTCCTCCGGGCACCTGCGCTCCCCCGTCGTGTTCGACGACATCGACTATGCGTTCCGCGACTACGACCCGTTCGGGGCATACGGCCAGTCGAAGACCGCCAACGTGCTGTTCGCCGTGGAGGCTGCCCGCCGCTGGGCCGACGACGGCATCACCGCGAACGCTCTGATGCCCGGGGGCATCCTCACAGCACTGCAGCGCCATCTTGATCCCGCCTACGGCGCCCAGGCGGCCCAGCGTTTTGCCGAAGCGGGCAGCCGGCTCAAGACCGTGGAGCAGGGTGCCGCCACTTCGGTGCTGCTCGCGGCTTCGCCTCTGCTGGAAGGCATCAGCGGACGCTACTTCGATGACTGCAACGAAGCGAAAGTCGTTGGCTGCCGCGATGAGTTCGGTATATCCGGTGTCGCCCCATATGCCCTGGACCCGTCCAACGCAGAACGACTGTGGGAGCTTTCTCTGGGGCTGGTTGAATAG
- the nei2 gene encoding endonuclease VIII Nei2 — protein MPEGDTVFHTATALRDALAGKTLTRCDIRVPRYATVDLTGQVVDEVLSRGKHLFIRVGPASIHSHLKMEGSWRIGWSKGAVHRTRIVLETADSRATGIDLGVLEVLDRDTDMATVAHLGPDLLGPDWEPRIAAAHLIAEPERALAAALLDQRVMAGVGNVYCNELCFIFGRLPTSPVSSVTDPLRVVQRARDMLWLNRSRWNRTTTGDTRPGRQLWVYGRAGEPCRRCGTLIETDASGDRVTYWCPTCQT, from the coding sequence ATGCCCGAAGGCGACACCGTCTTCCATACCGCCACAGCGCTACGCGACGCGCTGGCGGGCAAGACGTTGACCCGCTGCGACATCAGGGTGCCCCGATATGCCACCGTCGACCTGACCGGGCAGGTGGTCGATGAAGTTCTCAGCCGAGGCAAGCATCTGTTCATCCGGGTTGGTCCGGCCAGCATCCACTCTCATCTCAAGATGGAGGGCAGTTGGCGGATCGGGTGGTCCAAAGGCGCGGTGCACCGGACCCGGATCGTGTTGGAGACTGCCGACAGTAGGGCCACCGGAATCGATCTCGGTGTTCTCGAAGTGCTTGACCGCGACACCGATATGGCGACGGTGGCGCACCTCGGACCGGACCTGCTCGGCCCCGACTGGGAGCCGCGCATCGCCGCGGCCCACCTGATCGCTGAACCGGAGCGCGCCCTGGCGGCAGCCTTGCTCGATCAGCGGGTGATGGCCGGTGTCGGCAATGTGTATTGCAATGAGCTGTGTTTCATCTTCGGGCGGCTGCCGACCTCCCCGGTCAGCTCAGTGACCGATCCCCTGCGTGTCGTACAACGTGCCCGGGACATGCTGTGGCTCAACCGGTCCCGATGGAACCGCACCACCACCGGGGATACCCGCCCCGGACGGCAACTGTGGGTGTATGGCCGCGCCGGAGAACCGTGCCGCCGGTGCGGGACACTCATCGAAACCGATGCCAGCGGTGATCGGGTGACCTATTGGTGTCCGACCTGCCAAACGTGA
- a CDS encoding ATP-dependent helicase encodes MTTTPADSLARFSSLTREWFAAAFPAPTAAQAQAWSAIAEGHNTLVVAPTGSGKTLAAFLWAIDELAQLPPDPRSGTTVLYVSPLKALAVDVERNLRTPLTGITRVAERHGVPAPSISVGVRSGDTPPSARRAMLTKPPDILITTPESLFLMLTSAARETLASVRTVIVDEVHAVAATKRGAHLALSLERLDQLLDKPAQRIGLSATVRPPEEVARFLSGQAPTTIVAPPSGKTFDLSVQVPVPDMANLANNSIWPDVEERIVDLIESHKSSIVFANSRRLAERLTSRLNEIHAERAGIELSGEHNPQVGGGAPAQLMASGQANGAPTLLARAHHGSVSKEQRAQVEDDLKSGRLRAVVATSSLELGIDMGAVDLVIQVESPPSVASGLQRIGRAGHQVGEISQGVLFPKHRTDLIGCAVTVQRMRSGDIETMHVPANPLDVLAQHTVAAAALEPVDADAWFDAVRRSAPFATLPRSAFEATLDLLSGKYPSTEFAELRPRLVYDRDHGTLTARPGAQRLAVTSGGAIPDRGLFTVYLATDSEKPSRVGELDEEMVYESRPGDVISLGATSWRITEITHDRVLVIPAPGQPARLPFWRGDSVGRPAELGAAVGAFTGELAALGRAEFDERCQAMGFAGFATDNLHQLLHDQREATGVVPSDSTFVVERFRDELGDWRVILHSPYGLRVHGPLALAVGRRLRERYGIDEKPTASDDGIIVRLPDSGETPPGADLFVFDADEIEPIVTAEVGGSALFASRFRECAARALLLPRRHPGKRSPLWHQRQRAAQLLDIARKYPDFPIVLETVRECLQDVYDVPALTELMRRVAQRRLRVVEVETATPSPFAASLLFGYVGAFMYEGDSPLAERRAAALALDTVLLSELLGRVELRELLDPAVVASTSAQLQHLTEERAVRDAEAVADLLRMLGPLTETEIVERATTDTIGGWLDGLHAAKRALPVAYAGQTWWAAVEDIGLLRDGVGAPVPVGVPMAFTESVDDPLGDLIGRYARTHGPFTTVEVATRFGLGLRVTADVLGRMAVDGRLVRGEFVDDLPGDQWCDAEVLRILRRRSLAALRAQVEPVSTAAYGRFLPSWQHVGSSQSSGIDGLATVIEQLAGVLLPASAVESLVFGQRVRDYQPAMLDELLASGEVMWSGAGQIGSSDGWVVFHLAEAAPLTLPTPAEIEFTDTHRAIMETLGHGGAYFFRQLTDQASESELKTALWELIWAGWITGDTFAPMRAMLSGPRRSGAPAHRQRQRPPRLSRYSVARPHSRAADPMVSGRWSSLPGAEPDSTVRAHFQAELLLNRHGVLTKGAAAAEGVPGGFATLYKVLSAFEDAGRCQRGYFVESLGGAQFAAASTVDRLRSYLDGVDPQRPEYHAVMLAATDPANPYGAALAWPERTGDTDMHRPGRKAGALVALVDGKLVWFLERGGKTLLSFTSDTETQRAAAAALAELVSGGRIPSLLVERINGVAVLDPGVDEDRASVQEALTGAGFARTPRGLRLR; translated from the coding sequence ATGACCACCACGCCGGCTGATTCGCTGGCCCGGTTCAGTTCGCTGACCCGGGAGTGGTTCGCGGCTGCCTTCCCCGCGCCGACGGCCGCCCAGGCCCAGGCCTGGTCCGCGATTGCCGAGGGCCACAACACCCTGGTCGTCGCGCCCACCGGGTCGGGCAAGACGCTCGCCGCGTTCCTGTGGGCCATCGATGAGCTGGCCCAGTTGCCGCCCGATCCCCGTTCGGGCACCACGGTGCTCTACGTGTCACCACTCAAGGCCCTGGCCGTCGACGTCGAACGCAACCTGCGCACCCCGCTGACCGGGATCACCCGGGTGGCCGAACGTCACGGGGTGCCGGCACCTTCCATCAGCGTCGGCGTCCGCTCCGGGGACACCCCGCCCAGTGCGCGCCGCGCGATGCTGACCAAGCCGCCCGACATCCTGATCACCACGCCGGAATCCCTGTTCCTGATGCTGACCTCGGCGGCCCGCGAGACCCTGGCCTCGGTGCGGACGGTGATCGTCGACGAGGTCCATGCCGTCGCTGCCACCAAACGTGGTGCGCACCTGGCCCTTTCACTCGAACGGCTCGACCAGCTGCTCGACAAACCTGCCCAGCGGATCGGGTTGTCGGCAACAGTGCGTCCTCCCGAAGAGGTGGCCCGGTTCCTTTCCGGCCAGGCCCCCACCACGATCGTCGCCCCACCGTCCGGCAAGACCTTCGACCTCTCGGTGCAGGTCCCGGTGCCGGACATGGCCAATCTCGCCAACAACAGCATCTGGCCAGATGTCGAGGAGCGCATCGTCGATCTGATCGAGTCACACAAGTCCTCGATCGTGTTCGCCAACTCCCGACGGCTGGCCGAGCGCCTGACCTCACGTCTCAACGAGATTCACGCCGAACGGGCCGGCATCGAGCTCTCGGGCGAGCACAACCCGCAGGTGGGCGGGGGTGCACCGGCTCAACTCATGGCCAGCGGCCAGGCCAACGGCGCACCGACACTGCTGGCCCGGGCGCACCATGGCTCGGTCAGCAAGGAGCAGCGGGCCCAGGTCGAAGACGACCTCAAGAGCGGCCGGTTGCGCGCCGTCGTCGCCACCTCCAGCCTGGAGCTCGGCATCGACATGGGTGCCGTCGATCTGGTGATCCAGGTCGAATCGCCGCCGTCGGTGGCCAGTGGGCTGCAGCGGATCGGGCGCGCCGGGCACCAGGTCGGCGAGATCTCCCAGGGCGTGCTGTTCCCCAAACACCGCACCGACCTGATCGGCTGCGCGGTGACGGTACAGCGCATGCGCTCCGGTGACATCGAGACCATGCATGTCCCGGCCAATCCGCTCGACGTGCTGGCGCAGCACACCGTGGCGGCAGCCGCCCTGGAACCGGTGGACGCCGACGCGTGGTTCGATGCGGTACGGCGCAGCGCACCTTTCGCCACGCTCCCGCGCAGCGCCTTCGAAGCCACCCTGGACCTGTTGTCCGGAAAGTATCCGTCCACCGAGTTCGCCGAGCTGCGGCCACGTCTCGTCTATGACCGTGACCACGGAACCCTGACCGCCCGCCCGGGCGCCCAGCGCCTGGCGGTCACCTCCGGCGGCGCGATCCCCGACCGCGGTCTGTTCACCGTCTACCTGGCCACTGATTCCGAAAAGCCCTCGCGGGTCGGCGAACTCGACGAGGAGATGGTCTACGAATCCCGTCCCGGCGACGTCATCTCCCTGGGGGCGACCAGCTGGCGGATCACCGAGATCACCCATGACCGGGTGCTGGTCATCCCCGCGCCGGGCCAGCCCGCCCGGTTGCCGTTCTGGCGTGGCGACAGCGTGGGCCGGCCCGCCGAGCTGGGCGCGGCGGTCGGAGCGTTCACCGGAGAACTCGCCGCGCTCGGCCGAGCGGAGTTCGATGAGCGCTGCCAGGCAATGGGTTTCGCCGGCTTCGCCACCGACAACCTGCATCAGCTCTTGCACGATCAGCGGGAGGCCACCGGTGTGGTCCCCAGTGACAGCACGTTCGTGGTGGAACGCTTCCGGGACGAGCTCGGCGACTGGCGGGTGATCCTGCATTCCCCGTACGGCCTGCGGGTTCACGGACCACTGGCCCTGGCGGTGGGCCGCCGGCTGCGGGAACGGTACGGCATCGATGAGAAGCCGACCGCGTCCGACGACGGCATCATCGTGCGGCTCCCCGACAGTGGCGAAACCCCGCCCGGCGCAGACCTGTTCGTGTTCGACGCCGACGAGATCGAACCCATCGTCACCGCCGAAGTGGGCGGGTCGGCGTTGTTCGCGTCCCGGTTCCGCGAGTGCGCCGCGCGTGCCCTGTTGCTGCCCCGCCGGCACCCCGGCAAGCGGTCCCCGTTGTGGCATCAACGGCAACGTGCCGCGCAACTGCTCGACATCGCCCGCAAGTACCCGGACTTCCCGATCGTGCTGGAAACGGTGCGCGAATGCCTGCAGGACGTCTATGACGTGCCGGCCCTGACCGAGCTGATGCGCCGGGTGGCCCAGCGCCGGCTGCGGGTAGTGGAGGTGGAAACCGCCACCCCCTCGCCGTTCGCGGCCTCGCTGTTGTTCGGCTACGTGGGTGCGTTCATGTACGAGGGCGACAGCCCATTGGCCGAGCGGCGCGCCGCCGCGCTGGCGCTGGACACCGTGCTGTTGTCCGAACTGCTGGGACGCGTCGAGCTTCGCGAACTGCTCGACCCCGCGGTGGTCGCCTCGACGTCGGCCCAACTACAGCACCTGACGGAGGAACGGGCCGTCCGCGACGCCGAGGCGGTCGCCGACCTGTTGCGGATGCTGGGCCCGCTCACCGAGACCGAGATCGTCGAGCGCGCCACCACCGACACCATCGGAGGTTGGCTCGACGGGTTGCACGCCGCCAAGCGCGCGCTCCCGGTCGCCTACGCCGGCCAGACCTGGTGGGCGGCAGTGGAAGACATCGGCCTGCTGCGCGACGGGGTCGGTGCTCCGGTTCCGGTCGGGGTGCCCATGGCCTTCACCGAATCCGTCGACGACCCGCTCGGGGACCTGATCGGCCGCTACGCCCGCACCCACGGGCCGTTCACCACCGTTGAGGTGGCCACCCGCTTCGGCCTGGGCCTGCGGGTGACCGCAGACGTGTTGGGCCGCATGGCTGTCGACGGCCGGCTGGTGCGCGGCGAATTCGTTGATGATCTTCCGGGCGACCAGTGGTGCGACGCGGAGGTGCTGCGCATCCTGCGCCGTCGCTCCCTGGCCGCGTTGCGCGCTCAGGTCGAGCCGGTCAGCACCGCAGCCTATGGTCGCTTCCTGCCGTCCTGGCAGCACGTCGGGTCCAGCCAGAGCTCGGGTATCGACGGGCTGGCGACGGTGATCGAGCAGCTGGCCGGTGTCCTCCTTCCCGCGTCGGCTGTGGAGTCGCTGGTCTTCGGCCAGCGGGTGCGTGATTACCAGCCGGCCATGCTCGATGAGCTGCTGGCCTCCGGCGAAGTGATGTGGTCGGGAGCCGGGCAGATCGGCAGCAGCGACGGCTGGGTGGTGTTCCATCTGGCCGAGGCGGCCCCGCTGACGCTGCCCACCCCCGCCGAGATCGAGTTCACCGACACGCACCGGGCCATCATGGAGACACTCGGTCACGGCGGCGCGTACTTCTTCCGCCAACTCACCGATCAGGCTTCCGAATCCGAGCTGAAAACTGCTCTGTGGGAACTGATCTGGGCCGGCTGGATCACCGGTGACACGTTTGCACCGATGCGGGCGATGCTGTCTGGTCCCCGGCGGTCGGGGGCACCGGCACACCGGCAGCGGCAACGCCCGCCCCGTCTCAGTCGCTACAGCGTGGCACGCCCGCACAGCCGAGCGGCCGATCCGATGGTGTCCGGCCGGTGGTCGTCATTGCCTGGTGCAGAACCGGATTCGACGGTGCGGGCCCACTTTCAGGCGGAGCTGCTGCTCAACCGACACGGGGTGCTGACCAAGGGGGCAGCGGCGGCCGAGGGTGTGCCCGGCGGGTTCGCCACGTTGTACAAGGTGCTGAGCGCCTTCGAGGATGCCGGCCGCTGCCAGCGGGGCTACTTCGTCGAGTCACTGGGCGGGGCACAGTTCGCGGCGGCCTCGACCGTCGACCGGCTGCGGTCCTATCTCGACGGCGTCGACCCGCAGCGTCCCGAATACCACGCCGTCATGCTCGCCGCGACCGACCCGGCCAACCCGTACGGGGCCGCCCTGGCCTGGCCGGAACGGACGGGCGACACCGACATGCACCGGCCGGGCCGCAAGGCCGGTGCCCTGGTGGCACTCGTCGACGGAAAGTTGGTGTGGTTCCTGGAACGCGGCGGCAAGACCCTGCTCAGCTTCACCTCCGATACCGAGACGCAACGGGCCGCCGCTGCCGCACTGGCCGAACTCGTGAGCGGCGGACGCATACCGTCGCTACTCGTCGAGCGGATCAACGGGGTCGCCGTCCTCGACCCCGGGGTCGACGAAGACCGCGCCAGCGTGCAGGAGGCGCTGACGGGGGCTGGGTTTGCCCGCACCCCGCGCGGTTTGCGGCTTCGGTAG